In Strigops habroptila isolate Jane chromosome 6, bStrHab1.2.pri, whole genome shotgun sequence, a single genomic region encodes these proteins:
- the LAMP5 gene encoding lysosome-associated membrane glycoprotein 5: MAGGRLPGLLFLLHAAARLAAEQEVENLSGLSPNPEKDIFVVRENRTTCLMAEFAAKFIVPYDVWASNYVDLITEQADIPLSRGAEMKGKCGTNESELEISWLEQAYTLKLFFLKEGHNTSRGPEAFWRLSRIQFIYDTNERTYFKDAVSPGKHTASSHRLSALVTPAGKSYECQAQQTISLISSDHQKSVQLLLSEVRLQPFDITADFVFSEEHKCPVDQREQLEETLPLILGLILGLVIVITLCVYHIHHKLTANQVQIPRDRSQYKHMG, from the exons ATGGCCGGGGGGCGCCTCCCggggctgctcttcctcttgC ACGCCGCGGCTCGCCTGGCTGCCGAGCAAGAAGTTGAGAATCTCTCCGGGCTCTCCCCAAACCCCGAAAAGGACATTTTCGTGGTGCGGGAAAACCGGACGACGTGTCTCATGGCGGAATTCGCCGCCAAGTTCATCGTTCCCTACGACGTGTGGGCCAGCAACTATGTGGAT CTGATCACGGAACAAGCCGATATCCCGCTGTCGCGGGGCGCTGAGATGAAGGGCAAGTGTGGCACGAACGAGTCGGAGCTGGAGATCTCCTGGCTGGAGCAAGCGTACACCCTCAAACTCTTCTTCCTGAAG GAGGGGCACAACACGTCCCGGGGGCCGGAGGCTTTCTGGAGGCTCAGCCGGATCCAGTTCATCTACGATACCAACGAGCGCACCTACTTCAAGGACGCCGTCAGCC CTGGGAAGCACACGGCCAGCTCGCACCGGCTCTCTGCCCTGGTCACCCCGGCTGGGAAGTCCTATGAGTGCCAGGCGCAGCAGACCATCTCCCTCATCTCCAGCGACCACCAGAAGTCTGTGCAGCTCTTGCTGTCGGAAGTGCGCCTCCAGCCCTTCGATATCACTGCGGATTTTGTCTTCAGCGAAG AACACAAGTGCCCGGTGGACCAGAGGGAGCAGTTAGAAGAAACCCTGCCTCTGATTCTGGGCCTGATTCTGGGCTTGGTGATCGTGATAACCCTCTGCGTTTACCACATCCACCACAAGCTGACAGCCAACCAAGTGCAAATCCCTCGGGACAGATCTCAGTACAAACACATGGGATAG